Proteins encoded within one genomic window of bacterium:
- a CDS encoding MgtC/SapB family protein yields MDLNALSLPEAALRLAVSFVIGALIGLERERHQRPAGLRTHILVTLASALFAMVSIVAAGHTNDPGRIAAQVVTGIGFLGAGTIMRHGSTVRGLTTAASLWTAAALGLAVGFGWHIPALMAAVLAVVTLTAVKHLEDALARRADKLVLMVTGAPGLDPLPCLLATVRAMGAEVQAVQFGPESVTEGLHLTVTVLPSGSLDRKWLTRSLQALEAVRDVEPG; encoded by the coding sequence ATGGATCTGAACGCTCTCAGCTTGCCCGAAGCCGCCCTGCGCCTGGCCGTGAGTTTCGTCATCGGGGCGCTGATCGGCCTGGAGCGCGAGCGCCACCAGCGCCCGGCCGGGCTGCGCACCCACATCCTGGTCACGCTGGCCTCGGCCCTGTTCGCCATGGTGTCCATCGTGGCGGCCGGGCACACTAACGATCCCGGCCGCATCGCCGCCCAGGTCGTGACCGGCATCGGCTTCCTCGGCGCCGGGACGATCATGCGCCACGGCAGCACGGTCAGGGGCCTGACGACAGCCGCGTCGCTGTGGACGGCCGCGGCCCTGGGCCTGGCGGTGGGCTTCGGTTGGCATATCCCCGCCCTGATGGCGGCCGTGCTGGCCGTTGTGACGCTCACCGCGGTGAAGCACCTGGAGGATGCACTGGCACGGCGGGCGGATAAGCTGGTGTTGATGGTCACGGGCGCCCCGGGCCTGGATCCTCTCCCCTGTTTGCTCGCCACGGTCCGCGCCATGGGCGCCGAAGTGCAGGCCGTGCAGTTCGGGCCGGAGAGCGTGACCGAGGGCCTGCACCTCACGGTCACGGTGCTGCCAAGCGGGTCGCTGGACCGCAAGTGGCTGACCCGATCCCTGCAGGCCCTGGAGGCCGTCCGCGATGTCGAGCCCGGATAG
- a CDS encoding DUF58 domain-containing protein: MNIKRQAIFWSCLFLTIVGFTLHIHQLFAMAASLACLPVIARLLGSRKLDHLEVQRRAPQAVNCGETVDVDLAVRNTGRTRKIFFSALESLPPALCPEGVQEFPVAILGPGEETALRYTLQTTRRGAYALGPAHLQTGDVIGLQQYRRDLPGVHELLVYPQPVHLPYAWPTSAGGRQPVRARRRLRGEGDEFYGVRDYVPGDDPRRISWKTTARRGELTVVEYEQLESLQGVILLDAERRWHAGAGDRHTLEYGVTLAASLVEQAYARGSSVGFIAGGMEQFNCMPLPELDQRLRLYEALARVEAESAEPLAAVLAAQGHLLPPQATVAVISPSPEAGEVATHLRGMGHTVAWFVLEDGSFGAARPPDYAPLLATLAAARCSTRVILGDRPLAASWTRRVDWQGGEHRAAAQG, encoded by the coding sequence ATGAACATCAAGCGGCAGGCCATCTTCTGGAGCTGCCTGTTCCTGACGATCGTCGGGTTCACGCTCCACATCCACCAGCTCTTCGCCATGGCGGCGAGTCTGGCGTGCCTGCCGGTCATAGCCCGGCTGCTGGGCAGCCGCAAGCTCGACCACCTGGAGGTGCAGCGTCGCGCTCCGCAGGCCGTCAACTGCGGCGAGACCGTGGACGTGGACCTGGCCGTCCGCAACACGGGCCGCACCCGCAAGATATTCTTCAGTGCGCTCGAGAGCCTGCCGCCGGCGCTGTGCCCGGAGGGCGTGCAGGAGTTCCCCGTGGCGATCCTCGGCCCTGGCGAGGAGACGGCGTTGCGCTACACCCTGCAGACGACCCGCCGGGGCGCCTACGCGCTCGGGCCGGCGCACCTGCAGACCGGCGATGTGATCGGTCTGCAGCAGTACCGCCGCGATCTCCCCGGTGTCCACGAGTTGCTGGTCTATCCACAGCCTGTGCACCTGCCGTATGCCTGGCCGACCAGCGCCGGGGGGCGGCAGCCGGTGCGGGCGCGTCGCCGCCTGCGCGGCGAGGGCGACGAGTTCTACGGGGTCCGCGACTACGTGCCCGGCGATGACCCCCGGCGCATCAGCTGGAAGACCACCGCGCGCCGGGGTGAACTCACCGTCGTCGAATACGAACAACTGGAGTCGCTTCAGGGCGTCATCCTGCTGGACGCCGAGCGGCGCTGGCACGCGGGCGCGGGCGACCGACACACCCTGGAGTACGGCGTCACGCTGGCGGCGTCGCTAGTCGAGCAGGCCTACGCCCGCGGGAGCAGCGTCGGGTTCATCGCCGGAGGCATGGAGCAGTTCAACTGCATGCCGCTGCCCGAGTTGGACCAGCGGCTACGGCTCTACGAAGCCCTCGCCCGGGTGGAGGCGGAGAGCGCGGAGCCGCTGGCTGCGGTCCTGGCGGCGCAGGGGCATCTGCTCCCGCCCCAGGCGACTGTCGCGGTCATCTCGCCCTCGCCGGAGGCCGGGGAAGTGGCCACGCACCTGCGGGGGATGGGGCACACCGTGGCGTGGTTCGTGCTGGAAGACGGCAGTTTCGGCGCGGCGCGACCGCCGGACTATGCGCCGCTGCTCGCGACACTGGCGGCGGCGCGGTGCAGTACCCGCGTCATTCTGGGCGACCGGCCGCTGGCGGCGAGTTGGACCAGGCGTGTTGACTGGCAAGGGGGTGAGCACCGTGCGGCTGCGCAGGGCTAG
- a CDS encoding MoxR family ATPase, producing MIPDHFSETVERLLARIETVIVGKRAVVEMTAIGFLCGGHLLIEDIPGVGKTMLARSLARSVDLDFKRIQFTPDLLPSDITGVSVYNQGGGSFQFRPGPIFANVVLADEINRATPKSQAALLEAMEEFQVTVDGIPHPLPRPFFVIATENPIEYEGTYSLPEAQLDRFLMRLNIGYPAPADEVMILERQMVQHPIETITPVVSAAEIVELQSTVRHVHVDESLKTYMVELTNASRRHEAVSLGASPRGSIALMRCSQGLAAVRGRSHVVPDDVKHVAEAVLGHRLILKPQRRLQGVTPAQVVSELLQSVPVPVAVADRAARGVAG from the coding sequence ATGATCCCCGACCACTTCAGCGAGACTGTTGAGCGACTCCTCGCGCGCATTGAGACCGTCATCGTCGGCAAGCGCGCCGTCGTCGAGATGACGGCCATCGGCTTCCTGTGCGGCGGCCACCTGCTCATCGAAGACATCCCCGGCGTCGGCAAGACGATGCTGGCGCGCTCCCTGGCGCGTTCGGTGGACCTGGACTTCAAGCGGATCCAGTTCACCCCCGATCTGTTGCCCAGCGACATCACCGGCGTCTCGGTCTACAACCAGGGCGGGGGCTCCTTCCAGTTCCGTCCCGGCCCCATCTTCGCCAACGTGGTACTGGCGGACGAGATCAACCGCGCCACGCCCAAGTCCCAGGCGGCGCTGCTGGAGGCGATGGAGGAGTTCCAGGTCACGGTGGATGGCATCCCGCACCCCCTGCCGCGCCCCTTCTTCGTCATCGCCACCGAGAACCCCATCGAGTACGAGGGCACCTACAGCCTGCCGGAGGCGCAGCTCGACCGCTTCCTGATGCGGCTGAACATCGGCTACCCCGCCCCGGCCGATGAGGTCATGATCCTGGAGCGCCAGATGGTGCAGCACCCCATCGAGACGATCACCCCGGTGGTCTCGGCGGCGGAGATCGTGGAGCTGCAGAGCACGGTGCGTCACGTGCACGTGGATGAGTCGCTCAAGACATACATGGTGGAGCTGACCAACGCCAGCCGCCGCCACGAGGCCGTCAGCCTGGGGGCCAGTCCCCGTGGGTCCATCGCCCTGATGCGTTGCTCGCAGGGCCTGGCCGCTGTGCGCGGCCGCAGTCACGTCGTGCCCGATGACGTCAAGCACGTGGCGGAGGCCGTGCTGGGCCACCGCCTGATCCTCAAGCCACAGCGGCGACTGCAGGGCGTGACCCCGGCGCAGGTCGTCAGCGAGCTGCTGCAGTCGGTGCCCGTGCCGGTCGCCGTCGCCGACCGTGCGGCCCGGGGGGTCGCCGGATGA
- a CDS encoding 4Fe-4S binding protein produces MSAWRPPRWLSSRPFVQLASFVFANSYFLSRYKGFCYPALNCWACPSANFSCPIGALQNSSSSARLALKGDAPWHAVIPVYVLGTLLLFSALFGRMMCGWLCPFGWFQELLAKLGPKLRLGRWTRYLRYAVLVGLVFVVPYFSGEAWFSKLCPMGAIEGGIPQPLLRPELRSQIGLMWWIKMAILAATIAAAIVWRRPFCGAICPLGAIFSLMHRWSAWRIDYDRETCTDCLYCVQACPQGIDPRTEVNGHACVGCLECEKCPFGAIHSRPMWAGEARGGDGSRGAACPHAASQTRA; encoded by the coding sequence ATGAGCGCCTGGCGCCCTCCCCGCTGGCTCAGCAGCCGCCCCTTCGTGCAACTTGCTTCCTTCGTCTTCGCGAACTCATACTTCCTGTCGCGCTACAAGGGCTTCTGCTACCCGGCGCTGAACTGCTGGGCATGCCCCAGCGCGAACTTCTCGTGCCCCATCGGCGCGCTACAGAACTCCTCCTCCAGCGCCCGCCTGGCCCTCAAGGGTGACGCGCCCTGGCATGCGGTCATCCCTGTCTATGTGCTGGGCACGCTGCTGCTGTTCTCGGCACTGTTCGGGCGAATGATGTGCGGCTGGCTGTGCCCGTTTGGGTGGTTCCAGGAGCTACTCGCGAAGCTCGGCCCGAAGCTGCGCCTGGGGCGCTGGACTCGTTATCTGCGCTACGCGGTGCTCGTGGGCCTCGTCTTCGTCGTGCCCTACTTCAGCGGTGAGGCGTGGTTCTCGAAGCTGTGCCCGATGGGCGCCATCGAGGGCGGCATCCCGCAGCCACTGTTGCGGCCGGAGTTGCGCTCTCAGATCGGCCTGATGTGGTGGATCAAGATGGCGATTCTGGCCGCGACCATCGCCGCCGCGATCGTCTGGCGGCGGCCCTTCTGCGGGGCCATCTGCCCCCTGGGGGCCATCTTCTCCCTGATGCACCGCTGGAGCGCCTGGCGCATTGACTACGACCGCGAGACGTGCACCGACTGCCTGTACTGCGTGCAGGCCTGCCCGCAGGGGATTGACCCCCGGACCGAGGTCAACGGCCACGCCTGCGTCGGCTGCCTGGAGTGCGAGAAGTGCCCGTTCGGGGCGATCCACTCGCGGCCGATGTGGGCTGGGGAGGCGCGTGGGGGGGATGGGTCGCGTGGGGCCGCGTGTCCTCACGCGGCCAGCCAGACGCGCGCGTGA
- a CDS encoding GNAT family N-acetyltransferase translates to MSEQTQMCRMDAGDIPFGMVLKDLAGWNQLPVDWERFQEYEPDGCFLVRWEGRPGGTAITIAYEQLFGWVGMVLVHPDMRRRGLGTALLMAGIEYLEGRGVAAVKLDATPMGKELYDTIGFVDEYRLARWQGRGRNVALPSGLRELGLADLDTLAAFDRPIFGADRRRVLRRLLAEPAIRVAGEFAGDELQGYAAIRPGQKALYFGPWIAQGTETAERLWQWGLAMGADAPMFVDVLDPAPHGRELVSASGFEQQRELIRMFRGTNISPGRPELQCGILGPETG, encoded by the coding sequence ATGTCTGAGCAGACGCAGATGTGCCGCATGGACGCGGGGGACATCCCCTTCGGCATGGTCCTCAAAGACCTCGCCGGCTGGAACCAGTTGCCGGTGGACTGGGAGCGCTTCCAGGAGTACGAGCCGGACGGCTGCTTCCTGGTGCGCTGGGAGGGGCGGCCGGGCGGCACCGCCATCACCATCGCCTATGAGCAACTCTTCGGCTGGGTCGGCATGGTGCTCGTCCATCCCGACATGCGGCGGCGCGGCCTGGGGACGGCCCTGCTCATGGCCGGCATCGAGTACCTCGAGGGCCGCGGCGTCGCCGCGGTGAAGCTCGACGCCACCCCCATGGGCAAGGAGCTGTACGACACCATCGGTTTCGTGGACGAGTACCGACTGGCCCGGTGGCAGGGGCGCGGGAGGAACGTGGCGCTGCCCTCGGGGCTGCGGGAGCTGGGTCTGGCTGACCTCGACACGCTGGCCGCTTTCGACCGCCCCATCTTCGGGGCCGACCGCAGGCGCGTGCTGCGGCGGCTGCTGGCCGAGCCGGCGATCCGCGTGGCGGGGGAGTTCGCGGGGGACGAACTGCAGGGCTATGCGGCGATCCGGCCAGGGCAGAAGGCCCTGTATTTCGGGCCGTGGATCGCGCAGGGCACCGAGACGGCCGAGCGGCTGTGGCAGTGGGGGTTGGCGATGGGCGCCGACGCGCCGATGTTCGTGGATGTCCTCGACCCCGCCCCGCACGGCCGCGAACTGGTGAGCGCGTCAGGCTTCGAGCAGCAGCGCGAGCTGATCCGCATGTTCCGGGGGACGAACATCTCGCCGGGCCGCCCGGAACTGCAGTGCGGCATCCTCGGACCGGAGACAGGCTAG
- a CDS encoding class I SAM-dependent methyltransferase — MSSPDSEGPSGTLDRSLIVTTSGRPCEELIAQAREWAERLEVPVVPRCGGGSSPVGLARLAAAHGVQGVLVITPARPVYCEPATGLEYFFHPGMAKPRVHNCKRGDEDPMLQAMRLQPGDSVLDCTLGRATDAVVAAWKVGPEGHVVGYEKSRVLAELTRHGLAHYVDPSRELTALLRRIEGHWGDYNVVLPALPEGAYDVVYFDPIFDQPLELSHAMAPLRVLADSSPLSPAAVAQARRVARRCVVIKQRRGTALWNQWGVTEVISGGGSARVEYGVIAASA; from the coding sequence ATGTCGAGCCCGGATAGCGAGGGCCCGAGCGGAACCCTCGACCGTAGCCTGATCGTGACGACCTCGGGCCGCCCGTGCGAGGAGCTGATCGCCCAGGCGCGGGAGTGGGCGGAGCGCCTCGAAGTCCCCGTCGTGCCCCGGTGCGGGGGTGGTAGTTCGCCGGTGGGGCTGGCCAGGCTGGCGGCCGCCCACGGCGTGCAGGGCGTACTCGTCATCACCCCGGCCCGTCCGGTCTACTGCGAGCCCGCGACGGGCCTGGAGTACTTCTTCCACCCCGGCATGGCCAAGCCGCGCGTCCACAACTGCAAGCGTGGCGACGAGGACCCGATGCTGCAGGCCATGCGCCTGCAGCCCGGAGACAGCGTGCTCGACTGCACCCTCGGGCGAGCTACGGACGCCGTCGTCGCCGCCTGGAAGGTCGGGCCAGAGGGGCACGTGGTGGGGTATGAGAAGTCGCGGGTGCTGGCGGAGCTGACCCGCCATGGCCTGGCGCACTACGTGGACCCCAGCCGTGAGCTGACGGCGCTCCTCCGGCGGATTGAGGGCCACTGGGGGGATTACAACGTGGTCCTGCCGGCGCTGCCTGAGGGCGCCTATGACGTGGTGTACTTCGACCCGATCTTCGACCAGCCGCTCGAGCTGTCGCACGCGATGGCGCCGCTGCGAGTGTTGGCCGACAGCTCTCCCCTCTCCCCCGCCGCCGTGGCCCAGGCCCGCCGCGTCGCCCGGCGCTGTGTCGTCATCAAGCAGCGGCGAGGCACGGCGCTATGGAACCAGTGGGGCGTGACGGAGGTCATCTCCGGTGGGGGCAGCGCGCGCGTGGAGTACGGGGTGATCGCGGCCAGCGCGTGA
- a CDS encoding transglutaminase-like domain-containing protein, which translates to MTRTMFWRHMPLLAGLLVAGGSALQALTMTVDQPAYELLLNVTLGAGIVTSAVGLRRGRVALLPGAVVMLAALSLFALRFIQLPIVYLLYPPEVIADEDLLLATMVGWLLVAFSFWQTSRANLIFLIVAGLSIFGLMGTINLNVEMRFAFALFVLGAVFCWSYEQFLDLDDRLAARGQPRVADWQTMARGHLSVAMLVAVLTFGLGSLIGTGAYHVSPNLYAKMAREMYSWSPYFNSSRRLFNSFESEFRVGAGPVRLLPVPVMEVEADHAALWRGMAYDYYDGHGWSRSLTGRSEPMRFDGEQYRVSSSFVAPMQHWRAFVQHVTIVGYPGMVLAAAQPEALHLGVMPARRRSWRHLPGFHMEPTTDAYGCISGVESEAAREYTVTSREPLSEAESLRQAPTTYDEELVSAYTSVPAATQAALEPKVKEITADLTNPYDRVRALQLYLQKECAYSLSAAAVPKSQDAAAYFVLHSRRGGCDLFATALAVMSRLADVPARVATGYQTGEYDADKQAFVVQGTDAHAWAEIYFPEYGWVAFDPQAEDQFEDLSLTELLQRGHLRWVLRDAARQAGWVLAIGLIVLLAAAALVDPVHVLRRVWQPRPRTSLQRLSAEYLSFYQGLLRRHGLTPSPALTPQEAMRAGVEALAGRGLAPEALLGFNERFYNLRYAAEAPEADVEALRRELQALRRQTRRR; encoded by the coding sequence GTGACCCGGACGATGTTCTGGCGCCACATGCCTCTGCTGGCCGGTCTGCTGGTGGCCGGCGGGTCGGCGCTCCAGGCGCTGACGATGACGGTGGACCAGCCGGCGTACGAACTGCTGCTCAACGTCACGCTGGGTGCGGGGATCGTCACCAGTGCCGTGGGGCTGCGCCGGGGACGGGTCGCCCTGTTGCCCGGGGCTGTGGTCATGCTGGCCGCTCTGAGCCTGTTCGCCCTGCGTTTCATCCAGCTCCCGATTGTCTACCTGCTCTACCCGCCGGAAGTGATCGCCGACGAGGACCTGCTGCTGGCGACGATGGTGGGTTGGCTGCTGGTGGCGTTCTCGTTCTGGCAGACCAGCCGCGCGAACCTGATCTTCCTGATCGTCGCCGGTCTGTCCATCTTCGGCCTGATGGGCACGATCAACCTGAATGTCGAGATGCGCTTCGCCTTCGCCCTGTTCGTGTTGGGCGCAGTGTTTTGCTGGAGCTACGAGCAGTTCCTGGACCTGGACGACCGTCTGGCAGCCCGGGGACAGCCGCGCGTGGCTGACTGGCAGACGATGGCGCGCGGGCATCTCTCGGTCGCCATGCTGGTGGCGGTACTCACCTTCGGGCTGGGCAGCCTCATCGGCACCGGCGCCTACCACGTCTCTCCGAACCTGTATGCGAAGATGGCGCGGGAGATGTATAGCTGGAGCCCGTACTTCAACAGCTCCCGCCGTCTGTTCAACTCCTTCGAGTCGGAGTTCCGCGTCGGTGCCGGCCCGGTGCGGTTGTTGCCCGTCCCCGTGATGGAGGTCGAGGCCGACCACGCCGCCCTGTGGCGCGGCATGGCCTACGACTACTACGACGGCCACGGCTGGTCACGCTCCCTCACCGGCCGAAGCGAGCCAATGCGGTTCGACGGGGAGCAGTACCGCGTGTCCAGCAGCTTCGTGGCGCCGATGCAGCACTGGCGCGCGTTCGTGCAGCATGTGACGATCGTGGGCTACCCGGGGATGGTGCTGGCGGCCGCGCAGCCCGAGGCCCTGCATCTTGGCGTGATGCCGGCGCGCCGGCGGTCGTGGAGGCATCTGCCGGGCTTCCACATGGAGCCGACGACGGATGCCTATGGCTGCATCTCCGGCGTCGAGAGCGAGGCCGCCCGCGAGTACACTGTCACCTCGCGCGAGCCGTTGTCCGAGGCCGAGAGCCTGCGCCAGGCCCCCACGACGTATGACGAGGAACTGGTCTCCGCCTACACCTCTGTCCCGGCCGCGACCCAGGCGGCGCTGGAGCCGAAGGTCAAGGAGATCACGGCCGACTTGACCAACCCGTATGACAGGGTCCGGGCCTTGCAGTTGTACCTGCAGAAGGAGTGTGCCTACAGCCTCAGCGCGGCAGCGGTGCCGAAGTCCCAGGACGCCGCGGCTTACTTCGTGTTGCATAGCCGGCGCGGCGGCTGCGATCTGTTCGCCACAGCCCTGGCCGTGATGTCGCGCCTGGCCGACGTGCCCGCGCGCGTTGCCACCGGCTACCAGACCGGGGAGTACGACGCCGACAAGCAGGCCTTCGTCGTGCAGGGCACCGACGCTCACGCCTGGGCCGAGATCTACTTCCCGGAGTACGGGTGGGTTGCGTTCGACCCGCAGGCCGAGGACCAGTTCGAGGACCTGTCACTCACGGAGCTGCTGCAGAGGGGGCACTTGCGGTGGGTGCTGCGCGACGCGGCGCGGCAGGCCGGGTGGGTGCTTGCCATCGGGCTCATCGTGCTACTGGCGGCCGCGGCGCTGGTGGACCCGGTCCACGTGCTGCGCCGTGTCTGGCAGCCTCGCCCGCGGACGTCGCTCCAGCGCCTGAGCGCGGAGTACCTGTCCTTCTACCAGGGGCTGCTGCGCCGTCACGGCCTGACACCCAGCCCGGCCCTCACGCCGCAGGAAGCGATGCGGGCCGGAGTCGAGGCCCTGGCCGGGCGCGGCCTGGCGCCGGAGGCGCTGCTGGGCTTCAACGAGCGGTTCTACAACCTGCGCTACGCCGCCGAGGCGCCCGAAGCTGACGTCGAGGCGCTGCGCCGCGAACTGCAGGCCCTCCGCCGGCAGACGCGTAGACGGTAG
- a CDS encoding sugar phosphate isomerase/epimerase: MEVCLCTISYREKLLDVALEAAARVGFKAVELWGREPHVSEEYDESRLRGVRAMAEECGLRIPVLGSYLYFGKTVHREDAITLVDTLHTAHGLHTPIVRVWASDIGSARATDEVWDKAIAEARQACDRATKMNVVFAAEMHDDTLADTGASARRLVEEVDRPNFRLNYQAAARPGTEDPLARLELVLPYVVHVHCQNSIPAASDPGYKRVQLDSGYVNYRTLAERLRQANYAGHLAVEFAAVEGDGKEASLRRDLEFLSSL, from the coding sequence ATGGAAGTCTGCCTCTGCACCATCAGCTATCGCGAGAAACTGCTGGACGTGGCGCTGGAGGCGGCCGCGCGCGTGGGCTTCAAGGCCGTGGAGCTCTGGGGGCGCGAGCCGCATGTGAGCGAGGAGTACGATGAATCCCGCCTGCGCGGGGTTCGCGCGATGGCCGAGGAGTGCGGGCTGCGCATCCCCGTGCTGGGCTCCTACCTGTACTTCGGCAAGACGGTCCATCGCGAAGACGCGATCACGCTGGTGGACACGCTGCACACCGCCCACGGCCTCCACACCCCCATCGTGCGCGTGTGGGCCTCCGACATTGGCTCCGCCCGCGCCACGGATGAGGTGTGGGACAAGGCGATCGCCGAAGCCCGGCAGGCGTGTGACCGCGCCACCAAGATGAACGTGGTGTTCGCCGCCGAGATGCATGACGACACCCTGGCCGACACCGGCGCCAGCGCCAGGCGCCTCGTGGAAGAGGTGGACCGGCCGAACTTCCGCCTCAACTACCAGGCTGCCGCCCGTCCCGGCACCGAGGACCCGTTGGCCCGGCTCGAGCTCGTGCTGCCGTACGTCGTGCATGTCCACTGCCAGAACTCCATTCCCGCCGCGAGCGATCCGGGCTACAAGCGCGTGCAGTTGGACTCCGGGTATGTGAACTACCGCACACTGGCTGAGCGCCTGCGACAGGCCAATTACGCCGGGCACCTGGCCGTGGAGTTCGCGGCCGTCGAGGGCGACGGCAAGGAGGCCTCGCTGCGGCGCGATCTCGAGTTCCTGTCCTCGCTCTAG
- the tadA gene encoding Flp pilus assembly complex ATPase component TadA, translating into MATTDEERLGTALVESGVITKEQLAEAQQQAQASGINLVQTLLRSRLITAADIAQAAANLPPEAPPEAPAAAPQPSAPAAPQQGAAPAPKAPPRPRAGSGKQSLSSYEVDPDALRDIPRAVAERYMVLPLQISADRILVAMADATNVFAMDEIRSRTGRRVEPIEVAEEELEAAIDQYYASLARTSVNVTATTRDLGESVAATDYGNLVDKAFAEMLDQAPVVRIVEQILRDAVRMRASDIHIEPRAEYVAVRFRVDGQLQTITNLQSDMQRYILSRVKILAGEDIAETRVPQDGRFATEVDGRPIDLRVSTLPTFWGEKAVMRILDKSRALVSLNQLGFMPETRKAYEDLITQPQGMLLVTGPTGSGKTTTLYASLYAINDDAKNITTVEDPIEYEVSGLNQVQVHPHIDLTFASALRSILRQDPDVILVGEIRDTETAEMAFRAALTGHLVLSTLHTNDAPGAATRLVDMEIAPYLIASTVVGVLAQRLVRRLCSHCRETYEPSTEELERLQLTPEQAAKLQFNRGRGCAHCRNTGYSGRIALYELLTMNNELREGITKGMNAAQLRQVALRGGMKSLKYDGLMKIHQGITSAAEVAKVMFAGDVVT; encoded by the coding sequence ATGGCAACCACTGACGAGGAACGCTTGGGCACGGCGCTTGTGGAGAGCGGCGTTATCACCAAGGAGCAGCTTGCGGAGGCCCAGCAGCAGGCCCAGGCCAGCGGCATCAATCTGGTGCAGACGCTGCTACGCTCGCGGCTGATCACTGCCGCCGACATCGCCCAGGCGGCCGCCAACCTGCCGCCCGAGGCCCCGCCGGAAGCGCCGGCGGCGGCGCCTCAGCCGAGCGCCCCGGCCGCTCCGCAGCAGGGCGCGGCGCCAGCTCCGAAGGCGCCGCCCCGTCCGCGCGCCGGCTCCGGCAAGCAAAGCCTGTCATCGTACGAGGTGGACCCTGACGCCCTGCGGGACATTCCCCGCGCGGTAGCCGAGCGCTACATGGTGCTGCCCCTGCAGATCAGTGCCGACCGCATCCTCGTCGCCATGGCTGATGCCACCAATGTCTTCGCCATGGACGAGATCCGCAGCCGCACCGGCCGCCGGGTCGAGCCCATCGAGGTGGCCGAAGAGGAGCTGGAGGCGGCCATTGACCAGTACTACGCCAGTCTGGCCCGCACCTCGGTCAATGTGACTGCCACCACCCGCGACCTGGGCGAGAGCGTCGCCGCTACTGACTACGGCAACCTCGTGGACAAGGCCTTCGCCGAGATGCTCGACCAGGCCCCGGTGGTGCGGATCGTCGAGCAGATCCTGCGCGACGCCGTGCGCATGAGAGCCTCCGACATCCACATTGAGCCCCGCGCCGAGTACGTGGCGGTGCGCTTCCGCGTGGACGGGCAACTGCAGACCATCACCAACCTGCAGTCCGACATGCAGCGCTATATCCTGTCGCGCGTGAAGATTCTGGCCGGGGAGGACATCGCGGAGACGCGGGTGCCGCAGGACGGGCGGTTCGCCACGGAGGTGGACGGCCGCCCCATTGACCTGCGTGTCTCTACCCTCCCGACCTTCTGGGGCGAGAAGGCCGTCATGCGCATCCTGGACAAGAGCCGCGCCCTGGTGTCGCTCAACCAGCTTGGCTTCATGCCCGAGACCCGCAAGGCCTATGAGGACCTCATCACCCAGCCGCAGGGCATGCTGCTCGTGACCGGCCCCACCGGCAGCGGGAAGACGACCACCCTGTACGCCTCGCTGTACGCCATCAACGATGACGCCAAGAACATCACCACCGTCGAGGACCCCATCGAGTATGAGGTCTCGGGGCTGAACCAGGTGCAGGTTCACCCGCACATTGACCTGACCTTCGCCAGCGCGCTGCGCTCGATCCTGCGCCAGGACCCGGACGTCATCCTCGTCGGTGAGATCCGCGATACGGAGACCGCCGAGATGGCCTTCCGCGCGGCCCTGACCGGCCACCTGGTGCTCAGCACTCTGCACACCAATGACGCCCCCGGCGCGGCGACGCGTCTGGTGGACATGGAGATTGCGCCCTATCTCATCGCTTCGACCGTCGTTGGCGTCCTGGCCCAGCGGCTCGTGCGCCGCCTGTGCAGCCACTGCCGCGAGACGTATGAGCCGTCTACCGAGGAGTTGGAGCGCCTGCAGCTCACGCCCGAGCAGGCCGCCAAGCTGCAGTTCAACCGCGGCCGCGGCTGTGCCCACTGCCGCAACACCGGCTACAGCGGCCGCATCGCGCTCTATGAGCTGCTGACGATGAACAACGAGCTACGCGAGGGGATTACGAAGGGGATGAACGCCGCGCAGTTGCGCCAGGTGGCGCTACGCGGCGGCATGAAGAGCCTCAAGTACGATGGCCTGATGAAGATCCACCAGGGAATCACCAGCGCGGCGGAAGTCGCGAAGGTGATGTTCGCCGGAGACGTCGTGACGTAG